From Novosphingobium decolorationis, one genomic window encodes:
- the tnpA gene encoding IS66-like element accessory protein TnpA, translating into MTDRVEIIARTERRRKYSDAEKAAILAEADQEGVSVRDVARRHEIAESLIYNWRSARRQATAIASEPLEFIPYGSIVTTEPAPTAPVPAPQVKAAPSSTPMPEDLVRPHPGARPGAIDIDLPSGVRLSTDSYVNEKALARVLRALRDVS; encoded by the coding sequence GTGACAGACCGGGTGGAGATCATCGCGCGCACGGAGCGGCGCAGGAAGTATTCGGATGCGGAGAAGGCCGCGATCCTGGCCGAGGCGGATCAGGAGGGCGTTTCTGTTCGCGATGTTGCCAGGCGCCATGAGATTGCGGAGAGCCTGATCTACAACTGGCGTTCGGCCCGCCGGCAGGCAACGGCGATCGCCAGCGAGCCACTGGAGTTCATTCCCTACGGTTCGATCGTGACGACCGAACCCGCGCCCACGGCGCCGGTGCCAGCCCCTCAGGTGAAGGCCGCGCCGTCTAGTACGCCGATGCCGGAAGACCTGGTGCGTCCGCATCCCGGCGCGAGGCCTGGCGCGATAGACATCGATCTGCCCAGCGGGGTCCGCCTGTCCACGGACAGCTACGTCAACGAGAAGGCGCTGGCCCGCGTTCTTCGTGCGCTTCGGGATGTATCGTGA